A stretch of DNA from Arctopsyche grandis isolate Sample6627 chromosome 6, ASM5162203v2, whole genome shotgun sequence:
TGATACATTGAGATGCAGATTTTCCTACCCGCAAGAAGAAGAAATGGTCTCCTTTTGAACGGATCGTactctaaaaattaaattttccgaaAATGACTATGGAGGAATTTTGGAATTCTGTCCAAATGGAATATCCAATTCTCCACATGAGGACACTTTATTACAGTTTTCAACATCATACTATTTGTGATCTCGGTTTCTCAACAATaactaatataaaaactaaaaaaacgaGAAAAACTTACGAATTTGGACGAAGAATTTAGGGTAGCTGTATATCAAATATTCGACCTAATATTTCTGAAATCTGTGAAATCCGACAATCTCAGGTatcacattaatttatttttacatcaaataaatttcattttgataacagtaattttaattacagttatgtaatttgtttaatttataataaaaattatgttcacatttTTTTGACCGCTTAATTCAGGTGCACCGCCATTTTTTCTCATGATCAAAAGTGTATCGTGACTTCGAAAAGGTTAAAAACCACTGACTTAGACCATAGACGGTTTTCAAAGAAATTACTTTTTTTCagatttacttatgtatgtaatatatatatatatatttgataatttattatataatcacttataaaattgaataaatttcctTGTATTTAAACTCAATTCATGTACCCAAGTGAATTGCGATTATGAAacgtttttataattattataccttATAGAATGCCATTTACATCAAATTAAAGTACAAAAATTGCGTCAGAGATAACCTTGTATATTTCGACAATGCTCCAATTCATATTTTACGaggcttttattattacttttttgattGCATTAGATGACTATACAAATATAACTCATATACATTAGTGTTTTGCACGTTGATACATTAATGAATGGTTTTGGAATAAGATTGATTATTGAAGCTtggattgtacatacatacatacatacatatgtattacagttTCATTTGTGTACATTTCGCTTTTTCATGAACAGtttgtttgttcatacacgaattaATTTGACCagatgtacacaaaagaacagattgacaaacgaactagtttttTCATGCACAATTTATTaagcataagtttaagtattctcaatcgtttgtcccatcctctatgtacatatgtacatatgtatgtatgtacatatgtatgcttaccctggattgcaatgtttttaatattagcggaaaCGAGAATTATAGTAACGTTGTAAGCCGGTTCCATAGGATTTACCATTTCAAATACTTGGCGCTTTagcatctcaaaggttttgacagctagAAGTTTTGATTGCTTTTGACTATTAGcacttaaattaaaactaataaTGTGTGTATGAGCAAACATGTTAACGCCGTTCGCTCATGAACGAACGGCATtaacacttttatttattttttattttacatacatatgtatatacaaatataccaggaaggcttaacaggtaaaccccaaatgcgccttcctggtccacataattattacatagatacatgtcaatctaaacaatatctgacatctatcgtcagatattacaaatatcgtattaatacgataaataacgatgaataacatTCATGTAACaaaacgaattttatattcgataaacaaccacagagacatctatggtgagcaatatggcgaaacctaagatataacaataactaaaggttcgcaacagaaaattgggaaggaaacgccaattttacaggaatcgtttcaattaaaatcagaaaaattggcaaattctgataagaaacgatcgaccttgacaaatcaaggtctggccaatagcgagacttagcgggaatcgaactcgtaacatcaagtacgagataattcaacattcaccactagaccacgctactggttacaCGCTACCACGCTACTGATCACTTGGAATGTAATATAGATTTACCGACTGAAATGTAAGCAAATCCATGTCAAAAGCGActgaatatttctatttactATTTCTATCACCTCCTTGAACTCCAACGTTACCGTACTTCAATATCAACCTGAATTGTCATGCATACCCAATTTATGTTAGTATTATTTTTGGTTtactttaaatgatttttattaacttaaaaatgatataaatatatgtatacatatgtggagCAGGATTCTTGcaaggggcgtcatttcagcttttctcaGGGGGAGGGTAAAATTTCTGACCAGTAAGGAATGTctttctagggggggggggggcgtgtattgtatttaaaaaatgagtttataacaattttaactatttcttttaatcatttttttatatatttatttttatcaataaaattgatagtaaaataattaaaaataatctattaAGAGATTTGGGTGTAAACGCGTGTTTAcaaagtacaaaataatctcctgaaaatacattgaatgttttttttttaaactaaaaaatataaaattagcattaaataaatgttattattataatatcattttatgAGCAAATAATATTTCTGGATCTTAGATAAAAAAGTTCTCTCTGAATATTTTGGTAAAAAGTCTGTGTTTTACCCATTTTTGTCcgttttaacatttaaaattattatattaataattgtaaacatgttatatataattttttttcccaaTAGAACTGAAACCAAAATAAGAATTTTCAAGATCTTTCTGGATCAATATAAAAGAAAACTTTTACAGTGAGCAATAAAAAGCGATTTAAATAAACTATTATTAAATGTTATGGGTTAAATTGCGAAAAGAAGATACATTCAGTTGTTAGTGTCAATAGAATTCTCACATGCAAAATgagtataattttgattttttgttttatttttttattattataattaaaaagtataacaaaatatttaaataattaaaagtaaagtcttttttataatttcacttttacaaaattttattcgtGAAATTGTTAATTTGGATAGTTTCATTCTATCCAATGATCGTATGGAATTTTTTCCATTAAGCGACTCATGAAGTTTGACATGATTTGCACCAACTTTCGCTTTAGATCGGGTTTCATCTCTTTGAGCAAATCTTGCGCATTCGTGTTGATGAATAAGTTTAGCGCAGCATctgaaagaaaattttaaataattacatagacTCATCATTcagaatcattaaaaatatatgatattttaaattttttcataatagACAAACTGACGTAGTATAGTATTCCCGTTGTGAACGTTTTCCACTCCCATTTTGATATCTTTGACACTGAAGTCCATTTTCAATTGTTCTAATGTTAAATATGTGACACCATTAACCCTTCGAGGTCTCGCTCTGAAGTATGTCTTCGCTTTTACACCACCTAAGAGATTATAAACCAATCTTGAGTAACAATTTTAAATCATTACATGATTCGTATTAAACAAATTAATCACTGTATTCTCCCCAATAGTCTCCACCGCCGGATGCTTTGACTAATATCAACACTCCGGAAGATCTGTAGCGAGCCGCCACTTTGATCTTAGGTACTACCATAGTCACTTGGAATTGATAAGTATCCAAATCTGACCTGAAATGTACAAAAGTTGCAATTATTCgtcaatttttttactttaatattttaacatttccATTTATTTGGGACAAATCTTATGATCAATTTTTGGCCCACTTTTATTAAGtggattttattgaaaatttacacacattctaataacaatatgtacaatatcttGACTAAATTTGATATGAACTCGCCTTAAAAGTTTATGAATCACCGGAAGATATCTTGGATTAATATAataggggtttggtgcatctgctctaaaatcgccagacaaacgaacgacagattaacagaacggcagctttaaacgtaattctcgttttttcgaatgatagattgcacatcagatgacgagtaacctttcgatgtgcacagatgcaattattaaaatggtaattattaaaattgagttggatctttctggcgactTAATAAGGCAACtgatcgaatcttgccttattaaactcgcctgaaagatccaactcaattttaataattgcatctgtgcacatcgaaagattacccgtcatctgatgtgcaatctatcattcgagaagacgagaattgcatttaaagcagccgtccgttaatctgtcgttaaatttgtctggcgattttagagcggatgcaccgcatccatataATAGTATTTGTTTACTTGGTTACCATATCATTTAGTACTTGCATTAtgaatgtaagtatgtaaatatgttttggTTTTCCAATAATCCAGTGGATAAAAATGAAACTTTACAAAACTGTACAACTGGAATAGTGTTTTTAACCAGTTTTATATGTATCAAACTTGTGTAGTACCTCTACAGTTCAAAATCGAAATCTTTACCTGACATTAGTTACTGTCAAGTTGCTGACTCCATAGGCATTTATGTCTGTGAAAGAAGCTCGATATCCATCTGGTCCACTGCCTATAGCTATTCCGATTTCATCTATGACTATAGGTTCTACCTAAAAGCAAGAGATAGTGTGTTAAGTGCTGTTTTGGTgtcattgtttgatttttaattaagtttCAATACTTCTGTCATGCCGAGCTCAGGTATTCCTCTTTTGAAGTGTTCTGCTAATTTGTTCATGCTCCTCAGGAGGCAATCATTGACTTGTGGATCGTCTTTGTAGCATTTGTCGATATAATAAgctaaaaaattgaacaattcggttatttgtttatttattattattattttttttaattgcgtgAAAGTTTCAagtcatctacatatatatgtatgtaactgtcGATGAATTGTTGCTTTCGAAAACTGAACTTCAATTTTCTACTTTCGCtctttattacaatttttttgaatttttggttagtgaatgtatgtacaatattatcgTATTGGAGCGAATGTCAAGTTTAATGTCAAGGCTTGCTTTCAATTGCGGAAATAATTTCATTCTCAGGCAAAAGCACTTTGCATATACTCGTTAATTTAACTTTGAAAACAGCATTTCGccgattttattgttgttactTAAGCTAGTGACCTGGTTTTAAATCAATACGTGAAGTGCGAAATATGGGACGAGCGTATTTGCTTTAACGGTTCATTGTTTGCTGTCtgacttaaatatgtatgtacttatttatattattataaagtgaAACGCGGACATTTCTTTGTATTGTACGATTAATAATTTACGTAATGAAATATAAGTTTAGttatttttgaaatgatttttaattgtgaATTGTACAAGTGGAAATCAGAAATTCGAACTATCATGCTGATGCTTTAATAGTGAGAGAAAGTGAGCTTGAATTTATGATAACTTTCTAGCCTAGTGCTTTGATTATGTTACATTTGACATaacgtttttattacaaaaataaaatagaaaacattgcatcaaaaattatataataaattgatgAACCTACTTTTTAGGGTTTTACAGCTTGtatttatgtgcatacatatgtatgtattactacgcaatgcttatgtaataaatgtatgtattttgaaatcaaatttgtTTCAATGAATGGTTAAGATTTGTTTCTATAATgttatgtattgtgaatatattaaaatattagttttgattttaaaagcGCGTTGAAGTCTCTCATGTAtggatataaaatttgaaattaattaattgaacaaaattttttgttttatttttttataaagaaatttgttgtaaataaataatattctatttattttccagATAATTATCGGGTTCGTTTACTGAATTCGACTGATTTGAATGTAGGTGTGTAAttttgagtgtttttttttatagatgtttACTTGGTCGTTTTTACAATTTACGACTCGATTTTCCTTTAATGACCAAACCCGTCGAACAGTCGGTTTTGTATTCCATGGAATTGGATGTAGAATTGGGGCGTTGAACTTGATTTGTGGCCCAGTGAGGTTAATCTACCGTTTCATTCGACGAACGCATAAGGCATTGAGTCTCATTTCAATTGATAGTTGTCGGAACTTGAAAGAGTACAACAGAGTtaataatgcttttttttacataaaagcaATCTTTTTATGGCGGTtcgataaatacatatataatgatgcCCATGATGAATAGCTTGGGGTTGCTGTATTTAATTGTTgtacatgaataaaatattcacacatacctatatatattt
This window harbors:
- the Jhbp2 gene encoding juvenile hormone binding protein 2 is translated as MNQVVCAILVLASLTGCVQPQQPYYIDKCYKDDPQVNDCLLRSMNKLAEHFKRGIPELGMTEVEPIVIDEIGIAIGSGPDGYRASFTDINAYGVSNLTVTNVRSDLDTYQFQVTMVVPKIKVAARYRSSGVLILVKASGGGDYWGEYSGVKAKTYFRARPRRVNGVTYLTLEQLKMDFSVKDIKMGVENVHNGNTILHAALNLFINTNAQDLLKEMKPDLKRKLVQIMSNFMSRLMEKIPYDHWIE